In Bacillus marinisedimentorum, the genomic stretch TTATTATACCTTTACAAAGGACGGTAAAGCAGAGGTGAATATGGTTATCGGAACAGTCCTTCTCAGCCTCATTTTCATTGCTCTGACAAAATACCCTCCTTTTCATCATAAGAAATAATACGCAGCCAGTGTGTTTTTATTTCTTCCCGTTCGGGAATTATCCCTATAGTTCTGTCCGGAGAAATCATTTTCTCCCCATGAATAACTAGTAGAATTTATGAAATGGAGTGAAATGACATGTCAGACATGAAGGAACTATGTAAGAAATTCGGTGAAACACTGGGCGGCGAAGGAAAAGCGAAAGAAGGCGTTTGTGCGGTGGAAATCAAACGCAACCTTGATGTGAAAATAATGGGTAAACCGTTTAAAAGTGAAATTAAAGGCGAGATCCACTTCGAATCCCTGGATGAAGATGGGAAATCACTGAATGCTGCGGAAATGGCGGTCCTTGAAGAAGAGGTGCCTGCCTATGTGGCAGCACTGTCAAAATACGATCTGATGGTGAGTGCTGTCCACAACCATTGGCTGCATGCCGAACCGAACCTATTATACGTCCACTGCCAGTCGGTTGAACCCCCGCTTGACTTTGCGGAAAAACTTGCAGAAGCAATCAAAGTCCTGAAAAAATGATGACCAGCCTCACCCCAGCCTGCTTCTTTGGAAGCGGGCTTTTTTCATAATACCTTCTTTTAATCACCAAAAATACTTATTGCCTGTTATCCAGAACTATTTGCTTCCGCTTTTCATATCAATGGTAAACGAAACAAACTCCTTTTCATCAAGATAAAAAGTGAATAGCCATTCCCCTGGTGTCTCGACTGCAAATTTCGCCCCGCTTACTGCATCTCCTTTCCCTTGGAAGTGCTGAAGCGGCCATTCATACGGCGTCTGTATTTCCCCGCTTTCCGGATGCTTTCCAGTCATGCGGTAACTGCTCCCTGTTTCAGCCAGTTCTCCCCAGAAAAAAATCTCGTAATGGCCGGGTGTTGCGATTTCAACATCCTTATCGCCGTTCAGTTTAATAAGCCCCACCTTATTTTCAATCCCGAAAAGGTTCATTCCGTCCGCCTCAAAGTAACCGGCTTCTGGCCTGGCTTCCTCCTCCACGGATGGCGTACATGCACTAAACAGCATTAAAAACGGCAGCAAAGCGCTTAAGTATTTAACCTGATTCTTCAACCCGCGTCCCCCTTTCCTTTCTATTTAACGATTTCAGCAGTCATTTTGTTCCGTTATTGCATCTTTTTTTATTTATGCCAGCACCCCGGAGCCCTTCTCCCTGTCCGGGTTTATATGCTATACTGTATTATTGCAGATTATAAAATCAGCAACACGGTATCGAAGGGCTGAAGATCTGGCGCATGTCACCCATACCGCCTCGTTTTTTCAGCACCGCACCCAGAAAGGACTGCCATTATGAGTACACTGGATAAAAACAATGAATATAAAAAACGGCGCACCTTTGCAATCATCTCTCACCCGGATGCAGGTAAAACAACGCTTACCGAAAAACTGCTTTATCTTGGCGGCGCCATCCACAAGCAGGGAACCGTCAAAGCGCGAAAATCAAAAAATTTCGCGACCTCCGACTGGATGGAACTTGAAAAGCAGCGCGGCATCTCTGTGACTTCAAGTGTAATGCAATTTGATTATGACGGTGTGACTGTCAACATCCTCGATACACCAGGACATGAAGATTTCAGTGAAGACACGTACAGGACCCTTATGGCTGTTGACAGCGTTGTCATGATCATTGATGCGGCAAAAGGGGTCGAAGCCCAGACGAAGAAGCTTTTTAAAGTCGTCAGCCAGCGCGGCATACCGATTTTCACTTTCATCAACAAGCTCGACCGGCAGGGCCGCGAACCGCTTGAACTGCTTGAAGAAATCGAGGAAGTCCTCGGCATCCATTCCCACCCGATGAACTGGCCGATTGGCATGGGTATGTCTTTCCGCGGTGTATATGACAGGAAGGAAGACCGGCTTGAATTTTATGAAACACGCCAGGACGGCCAGAGTCTTGAGATACAAAAATGGGAAGATCTCGAGCCTCATCTGGATCCATCAGAAATTGACAAGCTTCAAGAAGATATCATGCTGCTGGATGAAGCCGGCAACCCTTATGACAAAGATGCCATTGATAACGGAAAATTGACGCCTGTTTTTTTCGGAAGTGCCATCTCCGGCTTCGGCGTCCCTTCATTCCTTTATCATTATTTGCAGCTGGCGCCTTTGCCGCAGCCGCGTAAGAGCACAGAAGGACTGATTGATCCGTCGGATGATACATTTTCGGGATTCGTTTTTAAAATCCAGGCGAACATGAATCCGGCGCACCGTGACCGGATTGCCTTCCTCCGCATTGTATCGGGGAAATTCCAGCGCGGCATGACAGCAAAGCTTGACCGGACCGGCAAACCGATGAAACTCGCACAGGGCCAGCAGTTTTTTGCCGAAAACCGTGAAGGACTGGAAGAAGCCTATCCCGGTGATATTATCGGGCTTTATGATCCCGGCGTATTCCAAATCGGCGACACGCTTTATGAAGGAAAGAATGATTTCAGTTTTGAGCCTCTTCCGCAATTTCCGCCGGAGCATTTTGCAAGGGTCCGCACGAAAAATGCCATGAAACAAAAGCATTTTTATAAAGGACTTGAGCAGCTTTCACAGGAAGGCGCCATTCAGGTATATAAGACCCCTGATGGAACAAACGTGTTTCTTGGCGCAGTCGGCGTCCTGCAATTCGAAGTGTTCCAGTACCGGATGGAAAACGAATACAATGTGGATATCGAGATTTCTCCGATTCCGCATAAACATGCTCGCTGGGTTGAAAATTGGAAGGACTCATTCAGGTCCTTCGACAAGTATTCCAATATGCTTGTCCATGATCGCTATGGAAGGCCAGTATTCCTATTTGAAAACGATTTTTCACTGCGCTGGTTCGGCGACCAGCATCCTGAGGTTGAGTTGAAAGGTTAAAAAAAGAGTGAAGGAAAACAGACGGCCGCTTTGTTTTCTTCTTTAACCGGCATAAAAAGCATCGGAAGCTCCCGATGCTTTTTATTTTATGGCTTCACGTAATATTCATTAACAGTGCCATCAATCCGGTATTCCTTGATGAATATCGTGTTTTCGCCACTCCTTGAATAACCCAGTGTTGCGCTGACAGCCTCGTCCTTATCGTTGAACCGGATAATCATTTGTATACCGGTTACACCGCTTTTAAGCGACTGTAAGTCAAGCCCCACTGTTTCAACCCGTTCATCACCGGCATTGGATGTGAAATAATCATAGCGGACGGCTGTGACCCGATTTGCTTCCGTTTCTGTCACTCTGTCGGCAGAGGCTGTCTCTTCCCATTCATCCCTCGCCATGCTCAGGGAAAAAGCTTGATCCAGTTCACCAGCCCTATCCGAAATTTCGTTTTCTCCAGGAATTGTGGTTGCAACCGTTGCAGGTAATATGCCTGTTGATTCAAGCTGATTTGTCAGCCATGGGAATTTGATGACACCCGCCTGGTCTGCGATAAGCACAAATATAACTGACAGCATCAGGATAAGGATGCCGTTTACCGCCCACCATAATTTACTTCTGGACTTCTTTATTTGAATGATTGGCGGCCGCGGCTCCCAGTACTCCTGCTCTTGGTCAAGTTCCGGGTCATCAAAAAGGATTTCTTCTTCATTTTTTTCCTGGCGATCCGCCATTCCGCTCACCTCACTGCCAAAAATGTTTCTAGTATGATGTACCCGCATACAAAATATGGTACACGGGCTTTACATTTATTTCTATTCGGCTTTCCAGGTGCATCTCCTGTTACGGCACAAAAATTTCACATTAGGAACAAAGTCCTTCCATCAATTCGGTTTTGGCGGCAAACAGCTTGTTCCCACTGCCTTATTCCCTGTTTTCCTAAAATCAGATAACATACGAAAGCCCCGGTCTGTCCCCGGGGCGAATCGTGGTATAATGAATAATGCAGCTGTATGTAAGCAGGGTGGCGGCAGCATCCCCGACTTCATGATGGAAGGGGGTGGTGCCTACTGATGACTCCATTTGAATCGCTGGTGCTGATGATTTCTTTTGCATCGCTGGTGGTCTCAATCATTGTGGCGTCAAACGGAAAAAAGTAACCCACCCTGCCGGTCAGTAGGGATGAGGGTTACTTTTTCCTGGTCCTGAACGCTGCCGCTTCCTGGCGGAAAGACAGCTGTATGGAACACCGATGTTGCCGCATCGGTGTTCTTTTTTAGTTGGCTTTCTTTGTTTTATTATATGTCTACGAATGTGAATGTTGCAAGCGGGACATTCATGTCATAAGCAGCCGCCGGGCTTCTCCGGCAAAATACAAAGAACCGGTTATAAGAATGGTATCCCCTTTTTCCGTGGACTGAAACGCTTTGTTGAGAGCGGTCCCGGCATCAGCCTGCCACTCCCATGTCAAACCGGTGCTGTCCATCATCCTTTCCACGGCCTCTTTATTTACCCTTCTTTCCGCAAAAGGCGATGGAACAATATCATACCTTGCTTCGGGATAAAAAACCGAATTAATCATTTCCGTACTATTTTTATTCGAACTGGCCGAAAAAATGACTGCTTGCGGAGACATGCCATCATTTTTCAAATTTCGAGCGAGTGTCTCAAGCTCCAGCACATTATGGGCGCCATCAATCACAACATTCCTGCCGTTTTTTGTAACCATTTCGTACCTGGCCGGAATACGGACAACCTGCAGTCCCAAACGAATAGCTTCTTCATTACCTGCAGACGTCAATCCAGCAAGCTCGCATACAGCAGCAATGGCGGTTGCAGCATTTTGGATTTGATGATATCCGGGAGCGGAAAGCTCTAGTCGCTTCAAATCCTTTTTTCCGCTGTAATCAAAAACGGATGTGCCCCTGGCTGATCTCCTGCTTTCCACCGAAAAGTCTTCCCCGAAAAACAGGAAAGGGACTGCTGCGGTTTCGGAAAGGGCTCTCAAGTAACTGCGGGCAGCGGGGCTGCGCATGCCGCAGATGACCGATGCTGTACCGCTTTTTATAATGGCGGCTTTATCCGCTGTAATATCCTCTATTTCGGTACCGAGCAGTTGTGTATGGTCTTTCGTAATTTCCGTTAAAACTGCAATGAGTGGATCAAATAAAATTGCAGGGTCGCTTTTGCCCCCGACGCCATTTTCATAAACGACAAGGCCAATCCCATTGCGGCTGTACCACAGCAGCCCGATGAGAATCATGAGATGCATATGCCCCAATTCTTGCTCTTCCTGAAACGTTTTCAGCCCTTTCTCCACTTCGGAAGAGAGCTTTTCTAAATCAGGGGCTGGCATTTCCTCGCCATTTATTTGAAACCGTTCTTCATACCTGGAGAGATGCGGACCCGTAAACAGCCCGTGGGCGACATCACTTGCGGTAAGAATCGCTGAAAGAAAATGGGCGGTTGACCCTTTTCCGGCGGAACCTGCAATTTGGATAAATTGAAATTCGCGCGGGTCTAAATCAAAATGGCTGAGCAGTTTTTCAAGAAGCACTGCATGATATCCGTTCTTCCTGTTCATTGTCCGGCTGTAATAACGTTTAAAAAAGTTGCTATATGACATGGTGCGTTTCCCCTTCTTCGATTCGGCCTCCGGCACTATAGGATTCCTTTTTTTACGAGTTCTTCAAGGTATGACCGCAGTTCGGCCTGCAACTCTTCCCGTTCAAGTGCCAGGTCCAAAGTCGCTTTGATAAAACCGAGTTTATTGCCGATATCATAACGGCGGCCTTCAAAATGATAAGCGATCACTGCCTGTTGTTCGTTCAACAAATTGATGGCATCTGTCAACTGAATTTCACCGCCGCTGCCAGGTTCAAGGCCTTGCAAAATTGGAAAAATTTCCGGCTGAAGAATGTACCGCCCCATAATGGCGTAAGTGGATGGCGCATGTCCGGCAGGCGGTTTTTCGATAAGGCTCTCCAGATTGATGACACCTTCTTCCGGTTCCGTCCCCTTTGGTTCTACGATGCCATATTTCGATGTCTCTTCTTCAGGAACAGGCTGGACTCCGACTACGGAAGCATGGTACCGATCATGAATGGAAAGGAGCTGTTTCAAGCACGGTGTTCCCGCCGTACGGACGATGTCATCGCCGAGTAAAACGGCAAACGGCTCATTTCCAATGAATGACTGGCAGGAAGCAATCGCATGCCCCAGGCCGAGCGGCTCTTTTTGCCGGATATAATGGATATTGGCAAGATTCGAAATGGATTGCACCTCAGCCAGCTGCTCCCACTTTCCTTTCGCTTCGAGAGCGGCTTCCAGTTCATATGATTTATCAAAATGGTCTTCAATCGCGCGTTTGCCGCGGCCGCTCACGATGATGATATCATCAATTCCGGAGGCTGCCGCTTCTTCAACTATATACTGGATCGCAGGCTTATCAACAATGGGCAGCATCTCTTTCGGCTGTGCTTTTGTAGCCGGTAAAAAACGGGTTCCGAGGCCTCCTGCCGGAATGATCGCTTTACGGACTTTCATGTTATCCCTCCATCAGCAAAACAATTCGGATTCTTTCTGATTTCATTTTAACAGAACAGGAAGTACCCATTACGCATTTTGAATCTGGGACCAAATTGAAAAGGCCGATGAATCATGATTGTTCCTCGTTCCTTGTGTTTTTTGAGAATAGATTATATGTGTGGAGTGGTGCGGAAGGCATAAGAATCCCTGAAAATAAAAACCAATTTTCTTCGTGCGGTGTTAATTGGAAGAAGCTTATTCAATGTCCGGCGGGAGCAGCGGGACAACTGAGACCCCGCAGTCGTACACAGCGACAAAGAGGCTCAGCGCCAGCCCCGCGGCAAAGAAGATACCGTGAGTGCAACCGGAGGGAAGCAGGAACGGATGTTGCACTTGTGCACGTGGTGAAAGCGAGCCCCTGCTGCGGAAATCAACAGCGACGTTTAACAGAACCATTAAAAAAACGCTTGAATCAAGCGTTTTTTTATTCATTATAAGGTTATTTCATATCACTTACCGGCATCTCTGAATGTGTGTTTTAATCGCTTCCGTTTTTCACCCATTCGGCGACAGTGACCGTCCGTTTCGCCTGATGCTTTACGGCTGCTTCCACTTCCTCTTTCATATTGCCGTCCTGGTCCACCGTTACAGTCGTGCCGTAAGGGTTACCCCCCGCCTTATAGACTGACTCATCCGTGTAACCAGGTGATACGACAATTGCCCCCCAATGGAACATAGTCGTATAAAGGGACAGGACAGTCTGCTCCTGGCCTCCATTAGGATTATTGGCGGAAGACATGGCACTTACCACCTTATTGGCAAGCTTCCCTTCCATCCAGAGACCTCCTGTGGAATCGAGGAACTGCTTCATCTGTGCAGGAACATTTCCGAATCGTGTCGGGCAGCTGAAAACGATAGCGTCCGCCCATTCCAAGTCTTCAAGGGTGGCATCCGGGATGCTGTCTGTTTTTTCAAGATGCTCTTTCCAGGCCTGATTTGATTCGATTGCATGCATAGGTGCCGTTTCTGGTACCTTCAGCAGTTTGACTTCTCCGCCTTTTTCCCGGGCTCCGTCTGCTGCCATCTTGGCAAGTCGGTAATTCGTGCCGGTCGAACTGTAATAGATAATTGCGGTTCTTATTTTTGTCATCTTACCCCTCCATGATTAACTGGCAGGACATCCGGCTGCCGTTTTCTTCTGTTTTTATGATTCCCCAAAAAAAAGGTTGCAAAACTAAAGGCCTGCCGCCATCAAAAAATGGGGCAAGCCTTCAATGTTCTTAATTATCTGGTGCCTGCAACACAATTATTAGCCGAACGGTTTGCTGTGAATTGCCTTAAGTGCCAGGCCCTCATCATCTTTATGTACAAAAATCTCATAAGATGCGGCGGCAAGCCCAAAAGAGCCCTGTGAATGTGACGAGGACTGAATGGAATCGACTGCAGTCCGGTACTTAATTCCCGCGGTTTTGAGTTTTGCTGCGGCTCTGGAGTAGTCATTCTGTTTTACTGTTCCAACCTTAGATGGGATACAAATGATGCCGGACTTGGATAACAAGTTTTGGCCTATTCAGGGATGCTATCAGTCATTTTCAGCGCTTCGTTCATTTTTGCTGTACAGCTTTGAAATCGAATCGGGTGCAGATCCAGCTCTGGCGTGAAAACTATGCTGGACGGCGTGAAACAGTTGTTCCGGCGTGAAAGTCGGGGTCTTTGGCATGAAATGTTCGAAATTGCGCATGAAACCCAGGTAGTTTAGCGTGAAAGACACAGAATTCCGCGTGAAAGTGCATCCCCTTCATCACGGCTGTTCTGATACGGCGCGAAAAACCGGGTATATGGCGTGAAAGACCAGATATCCGGTGTGAAACAAGTGAGTATGAAAAAACTTGATTGTCTTTTTATAAAAAAAGAAACCAATTTGCAGTGGTTTCGGCTTTTCTCAGTGTTTTTATGAAACTGATTGTCCAGATTGACCTTGTACGTTCGAAATTCTGTTTCCCCGTGAAATTCAGCTGGGGTTCCGGGACATTGATGGATCATATTGGGAAGCGGCTGTGTTGGCATGAAAACAAAGAGTTTTGTTATGTAAGCCGAGCTGTATGGTTCGAAACAGCCGATTAGGCGTCCTCTTGTTTGAATACAAATATTCCACCCAATTGGCGATTGACATTGTCCATGCCCCCTTCTTATGTGGTGCCTCCTGCAAACTGGGCCAGCAGGAAAAGAGCTGACCGGCCAGCTTGTAGTCCAGCCTGGCTGATCAGCTCCTGAAAAGTCACCTTTCGTTATTGAGCAAGTTATATACATGCTGAACGTCTTTATCGCCGCGTCCGGAGACGTTCACGATCAAAACATCGTCTGCCGGGAGCTGCGGAGCAAGTTTCATAGCATGCGCTACAGCGTGTGAGCTTTCCAATGCAGGGATGATGCCTTCCGTCCTTGACAGTTTCTGAAAAGCTTCAAGCACCTCATCATTGGTGACGGTGACATATTCAGCCCGTCCGTTCGTTTTCATGAAGCTGTGCTCCGGCCCGACTCCCGGATAATCAAGGCCTGCCGCAATCGAATAAGTCGGTTTCGGCTGTCCGTTTTCATCAATGAGCGCCAGGCACTTAAACCCATGCAGGTCTGCAGGCACACCTTCTGTCAATGTCGGGGCTTTATCCGGCTCAACACCGATGAGCCTGACATCGGGTTCATCAATATAATGGGCAAATGCTCCTATCGCATTGCTGCCCCCGCCGACACAGGCGATGACCGCGGTAGGAAGCTTCCCTTCTTTTTCAAGAACCTGCCGTTTGGATTCTTCACTGATGACGGCCTGAAAGTGCTTAACCATTGTCGGATAAGGATGCGGACCAACAGCAGACCCCAGCAGATAAAACGTGTTCTGATAGTTTTCAACGAGGTCATTGAGCGCTTCATCAACTGCCTCTTTGAGCCGGCCCTGGCCTTTATCTACAGCAACGACTTCCGCGCCGAGCATTTCCATCCGGAAAACATTGAGCGCCTGCCGCTTCGTATCTTCAAGGCCCATGTAAATGGTGCAATCCATATTGAACATGGCACATCCCATCGCTGTCGCAACGCCGTGTTGTCCTGCACCAGTTTCGGCGATCACCCGCTTTGCACCCATTCGCTTGGCGAGCAGGATTTGCCCCAGCACGTTATTAATCTTATGCGCTCCCATATGATTCAAATCTTCACGTTTTAAATAAATTTTAGCACCGCCGAGTTGTCTTGTGAGATTGGCTGCAAACGTGAGCGGATTTTCCCTGCCCACATACTCCTTCAAATAGTACTTGAACTCTTCGTTGAATTCTGGATCGTCTTTATACTTCAAGAACTCCTCTTCAAGCTGGTTCAATACTTCCTGAAGCCCAGGCGGCACCTGGCTTCCGCCAAATTGTCCATAAAACCCTTTTTTCTCTGTTTCCACTCTGCTCATCTGTATTCCTCCTAGTCTCATCTAATAACTGAAAATTCAGTTATATTGATATAATAGCAGAATTACTGTTGGATGAAAAGGTATTTTCACCGGGCATTTTTGGAATTTAAAAAAAGCACCCAAAAATCCAGGTGCACTTCAATCTTCATTATTGTTCACTAAGCCGTCCTGGAAGGAAATTCATCAAACATGTCTTACAGACTTGTGGGCCAACAGCAGACAAACTAAGGATGGCCGATTCAGCATCTGTGCAATACTTAAAACAGCCCGGCGTCCATTGCGCTTAGTCCATCAGGTGCAGAACCATCTGTGGCATCTATCTTTCCATCTACACGGATTGCTTTTTCATGACTTGCCGGTGTTTGATTATGAAAATCAAATAACAATTCCTCAAGATCCGAATCGGTTACCAGCCCATTTTCCAGGGCGAATGCTTCCACTTCAGCCGCTTCCATTCCCGCAAGATCATCAGCAAGCCTTTGCTCGAGGAGATTCTTTTCAAGAAGCTGTTGAATCAGGTAGGCTGTCCATAGACCGAAGGTGATCGGTGTCATTTCCTGAATCGCAGCAGATTGCCGCTTTTTATCCTTCTCAGGCTCCGCGTCTCTTTGCTGTCTTCTGTACTGTTGAATCATTACTGCGACCAGAAGGAGAAACACCAGACTGTATAATAGTTCCATTCTTTCACCTCGCTAAGATGTTATTTATTAACTATTATTCCCGATCGGTCTTTTCTTTACGAAAATGTTCGCACATTAGCCAAATCGATTAAAAAAGTTGACCGTAAAATCTGTAAATGTACACGGCAGCATGCTGGATTCATTTCCGAATTGCTGCCGTATACACTTTAATTATTGTAAAACCCCGACTCAATCAGCGTGAAT encodes the following:
- a CDS encoding peptide chain release factor 3, yielding MSTLDKNNEYKKRRTFAIISHPDAGKTTLTEKLLYLGGAIHKQGTVKARKSKNFATSDWMELEKQRGISVTSSVMQFDYDGVTVNILDTPGHEDFSEDTYRTLMAVDSVVMIIDAAKGVEAQTKKLFKVVSQRGIPIFTFINKLDRQGREPLELLEEIEEVLGIHSHPMNWPIGMGMSFRGVYDRKEDRLEFYETRQDGQSLEIQKWEDLEPHLDPSEIDKLQEDIMLLDEAGNPYDKDAIDNGKLTPVFFGSAISGFGVPSFLYHYLQLAPLPQPRKSTEGLIDPSDDTFSGFVFKIQANMNPAHRDRIAFLRIVSGKFQRGMTAKLDRTGKPMKLAQGQQFFAENREGLEEAYPGDIIGLYDPGVFQIGDTLYEGKNDFSFEPLPQFPPEHFARVRTKNAMKQKHFYKGLEQLSQEGAIQVYKTPDGTNVFLGAVGVLQFEVFQYRMENEYNVDIEISPIPHKHARWVENWKDSFRSFDKYSNMLVHDRYGRPVFLFENDFSLRWFGDQHPEVELKG
- a CDS encoding DUF1259 domain-containing protein; this translates as MSDMKELCKKFGETLGGEGKAKEGVCAVEIKRNLDVKIMGKPFKSEIKGEIHFESLDEDGKSLNAAEMAVLEEEVPAYVAALSKYDLMVSAVHNHWLHAEPNLLYVHCQSVEPPLDFAEKLAEAIKVLKK
- the galU gene encoding UTP--glucose-1-phosphate uridylyltransferase GalU → MKVRKAIIPAGGLGTRFLPATKAQPKEMLPIVDKPAIQYIVEEAAASGIDDIIIVSGRGKRAIEDHFDKSYELEAALEAKGKWEQLAEVQSISNLANIHYIRQKEPLGLGHAIASCQSFIGNEPFAVLLGDDIVRTAGTPCLKQLLSIHDRYHASVVGVQPVPEEETSKYGIVEPKGTEPEEGVINLESLIEKPPAGHAPSTYAIMGRYILQPEIFPILQGLEPGSGGEIQLTDAINLLNEQQAVIAYHFEGRRYDIGNKLGFIKATLDLALEREELQAELRSYLEELVKKGIL
- the wrbA gene encoding NAD(P)H:quinone oxidoreductase codes for the protein MTKIRTAIIYYSSTGTNYRLAKMAADGAREKGGEVKLLKVPETAPMHAIESNQAWKEHLEKTDSIPDATLEDLEWADAIVFSCPTRFGNVPAQMKQFLDSTGGLWMEGKLANKVVSAMSSANNPNGGQEQTVLSLYTTMFHWGAIVVSPGYTDESVYKAGGNPYGTTVTVDQDGNMKEEVEAAVKHQAKRTVTVAEWVKNGSD
- a CDS encoding putative holin-like toxin, encoding MTPFESLVLMISFASLVVSIIVASNGKK
- a CDS encoding bifunctional folylpolyglutamate synthase/dihydrofolate synthase; amino-acid sequence: MSYSNFFKRYYSRTMNRKNGYHAVLLEKLLSHFDLDPREFQFIQIAGSAGKGSTAHFLSAILTASDVAHGLFTGPHLSRYEERFQINGEEMPAPDLEKLSSEVEKGLKTFQEEQELGHMHLMILIGLLWYSRNGIGLVVYENGVGGKSDPAILFDPLIAVLTEITKDHTQLLGTEIEDITADKAAIIKSGTASVICGMRSPAARSYLRALSETAAVPFLFFGEDFSVESRRSARGTSVFDYSGKKDLKRLELSAPGYHQIQNAATAIAAVCELAGLTSAGNEEAIRLGLQVVRIPARYEMVTKNGRNVVIDGAHNVLELETLARNLKNDGMSPQAVIFSASSNKNSTEMINSVFYPEARYDIVPSPFAERRVNKEAVERMMDSTGLTWEWQADAGTALNKAFQSTEKGDTILITGSLYFAGEARRLLMT
- the trpB gene encoding tryptophan synthase subunit beta, whose translation is MSRVETEKKGFYGQFGGSQVPPGLQEVLNQLEEEFLKYKDDPEFNEEFKYYLKEYVGRENPLTFAANLTRQLGGAKIYLKREDLNHMGAHKINNVLGQILLAKRMGAKRVIAETGAGQHGVATAMGCAMFNMDCTIYMGLEDTKRQALNVFRMEMLGAEVVAVDKGQGRLKEAVDEALNDLVENYQNTFYLLGSAVGPHPYPTMVKHFQAVISEESKRQVLEKEGKLPTAVIACVGGGSNAIGAFAHYIDEPDVRLIGVEPDKAPTLTEGVPADLHGFKCLALIDENGQPKPTYSIAAGLDYPGVGPEHSFMKTNGRAEYVTVTNDEVLEAFQKLSRTEGIIPALESSHAVAHAMKLAPQLPADDVLIVNVSGRGDKDVQHVYNLLNNER